The following are from one region of the Halarcobacter sp. genome:
- a CDS encoding ABC transporter permease → MLKTASYTLIILILLVFLLPFIYTVSPYELNTEKILQAPSLNHLLGTDRLGRDMLARVLNGGQTSLIIGFLSAAIASLIGLFVGINAGYFKGKIDKSITILIDLFLTFPTFFLLLALVSYIQASSFVLIIVISITGWMGMARLIRSESFAIGNRPYIKVLKLANVSKTKIIFKYFAPLLAPIFLISFTFGVGGAILAESGLSFLGLGVNPPQMSWGSLLSDGKAVIDIAWWVSFFPGLMIFIVTFCLMQISDYLQSKTNQKEIQQ, encoded by the coding sequence ATGTTAAAAACGGCAAGTTATACTTTAATAATATTAATCTTATTAGTGTTTTTATTGCCTTTTATTTATACGGTTTCTCCATATGAGTTAAATACTGAAAAAATATTACAAGCACCATCTTTAAACCATTTATTAGGTACTGATAGATTAGGGCGAGATATGTTGGCTAGGGTTTTAAATGGGGGACAAACTTCGCTTATAATAGGTTTTTTAAGTGCAGCAATTGCTTCTTTGATTGGCTTATTTGTTGGGATAAATGCGGGTTATTTTAAAGGTAAGATTGATAAAAGTATTACAATTTTGATTGATTTATTTTTAACATTTCCTACATTTTTCCTTTTATTAGCTTTAGTTTCATATATCCAAGCTTCATCTTTTGTTTTGATTATTGTAATCTCAATAACCGGTTGGATGGGGATGGCAAGATTAATTAGAAGTGAGAGTTTTGCTATTGGAAACAGACCTTATATAAAAGTTTTAAAACTTGCAAATGTATCAAAAACAAAAATCATATTTAAATACTTTGCACCACTTTTAGCCCCAATATTTCTAATCTCTTTTACCTTTGGAGTTGGAGGGGCTATATTAGCTGAATCTGGATTATCATTTTTAGGATTAGGGGTAAATCCTCCTCAAATGTCTTGGGGAAGTTTACTAAGTGATGGTAAAGCAGTTATAGATATAGCTTGGTGGGTTAGTTTCTTTCCTGGTCTTATGATATTTATTGTAACTTTTTGTTTGATGCAAATTTCTGATTACTTACAAAGTAAAACAAACCAAAAAGAGATACAACAATAA